The following coding sequences are from one Oryzisolibacter sp. LB2S window:
- a CDS encoding 2OG-Fe dioxygenase family protein, with translation MAHISLCPPYTPASQVVRQLRDRGYAVLQPEDTAAWAGCDLARLQDLAPDWDDLSPDEFLKDGGRYRRRRHSCFIVEDGQVEQVPHRAHWQPLQYNALHGGMRRWFAPMHEETVQAPVWAQLLKAVAALSQQVLADRPERWFIEAHQFRIDTQGGIGRPTPEGAHRDGVDLVAVFLVGRHGIKGGETRIFEANGPNGQRFTLAEPWSVMLLDDVRMIHETTPVQPDGVQHGWRDTLVLTCRRGGFLEDASDN, from the coding sequence ATGGCACACATCAGCTTATGTCCTCCCTACACGCCGGCCAGTCAGGTGGTGCGGCAGTTGCGCGACCGCGGCTATGCCGTTCTGCAGCCCGAGGACACGGCAGCCTGGGCCGGCTGTGATCTGGCCCGACTGCAGGACCTGGCGCCGGACTGGGACGACCTGTCCCCCGACGAGTTCCTGAAGGACGGCGGTCGCTACCGGCGCAGGCGGCATTCGTGCTTCATCGTCGAAGACGGGCAGGTGGAGCAGGTGCCCCACCGTGCGCATTGGCAGCCCTTGCAGTACAACGCCCTGCATGGCGGCATGCGGCGCTGGTTTGCGCCCATGCATGAAGAGACCGTGCAGGCGCCGGTGTGGGCGCAGTTGCTGAAGGCCGTTGCGGCGCTGTCGCAGCAGGTGCTGGCCGACAGGCCCGAGCGCTGGTTCATCGAGGCGCACCAGTTCCGGATCGATACCCAGGGTGGCATCGGACGGCCGACACCCGAGGGGGCGCATCGTGATGGTGTCGATCTGGTGGCGGTGTTCCTCGTCGGTCGCCATGGGATCAAGGGTGGTGAGACCCGCATCTTCGAGGCGAACGGGCCCAACGGACAGCGGTTCACGCTCGCCGAGCCCTGGTCCGTCATGCTGCTCGACGATGTGCGCATGATCCACGAAACCACGCCCGTGCAGCCCGATGGAGTGCAGCATGGCTGGCGGGACACGCTGGTGCTCACATGCCGGCGCGGCGGTTTCCTCGAAGATGCATCCGACAATTGA
- a CDS encoding universal stress protein, which produces MFKHILIPVDGSETSMRAVAKAAALAKAFGSAVTTLYVIDPYPFTGVGADFAYGQAQYLSAATAEANAALDAAKSAITQAGVTDVSTMVGEGHAVHDGIQRAVESTGADLIVIGSHGRRGLEKLVLGSVTQKVLSVARVPVLVVRE; this is translated from the coding sequence ATGTTCAAGCACATCCTGATTCCCGTCGATGGTTCGGAAACGTCCATGAGGGCCGTTGCCAAGGCGGCGGCCCTTGCCAAGGCGTTCGGCAGTGCGGTGACCACGCTGTATGTCATCGATCCCTATCCGTTCACGGGCGTGGGGGCCGATTTCGCCTACGGTCAGGCCCAGTACCTGAGCGCGGCCACCGCCGAGGCGAACGCTGCACTGGATGCAGCCAAGTCCGCCATCACCCAGGCGGGGGTGACGGATGTGAGCACCATGGTGGGCGAGGGCCACGCCGTGCACGATGGCATTCAGCGCGCGGTGGAGAGCACTGGGGCCGACCTCATCGTCATCGGCTCGCATGGCCGGCGCGGCCTGGAGAAGCTCGTGCTGGGCAGTGTGACCCAGAAGGTGCTGAGCGTCGCGCGTGTGCCCGTGCTGGTCGTGCGCGAATAA
- a CDS encoding tripartite tricarboxylate transporter substrate binding protein produces the protein MHRRHLLSLAALACTLGSAGVYAQGAPAAGSYPNKPIRMIVPFPPGGGTDILARLVAAKLTEANQWTVVADNKPGAGGTIGITEATKAAPTGYDLVMGQKDNLVIGPWLYKNLPWDPTRDLTAVAHVAWTPVLIATSVNSKYKTLADVVAAAKAAPGAITYGSPGNGTSIHLAGDLFEKAAGIRLSHVPYKGSNPALMDALAGNVELLVSSVPSAMGQIKAGKLRPLAVTSARRSSSLPDVPTVAESGFKGFDVSTWYGVFAPAGTPAAVVNILNSEVNKLLAKDDVKAAIQAQGAEPQAMTPAQLTSQLKSEYQQWKAIVEASGAKIE, from the coding sequence ATGCATCGCAGACATCTTCTTTCCCTCGCCGCCCTGGCCTGCACGCTGGGCAGTGCCGGCGTTTACGCCCAAGGCGCCCCAGCCGCAGGCAGCTATCCGAACAAGCCCATTCGCATGATCGTGCCCTTCCCTCCCGGCGGCGGCACGGACATCCTCGCGCGCCTCGTGGCGGCCAAGCTCACCGAGGCCAATCAATGGACCGTGGTCGCCGACAACAAACCCGGCGCCGGCGGCACCATAGGCATCACCGAGGCCACCAAGGCTGCCCCCACGGGCTATGACCTGGTCATGGGCCAGAAGGACAACCTGGTCATCGGCCCATGGCTGTACAAGAACCTGCCCTGGGACCCGACCCGCGACCTGACGGCCGTGGCCCATGTGGCCTGGACGCCCGTGCTGATTGCCACCAGCGTCAACTCCAAATACAAGACGCTGGCCGACGTGGTGGCCGCGGCCAAGGCGGCTCCGGGCGCCATCACCTATGGCTCGCCGGGCAACGGCACTTCCATCCACCTCGCCGGCGACCTGTTCGAGAAGGCCGCGGGCATCCGGCTCAGCCATGTGCCCTACAAGGGCTCCAACCCCGCGCTCATGGACGCGCTGGCCGGCAACGTCGAGCTGCTGGTGTCGTCCGTGCCCTCGGCCATGGGCCAGATCAAGGCCGGCAAGCTGCGCCCGCTGGCCGTCACATCGGCCAGGCGCAGTTCCTCGCTGCCCGACGTGCCGACGGTGGCCGAGTCGGGCTTCAAGGGCTTTGACGTGAGCACCTGGTATGGCGTGTTCGCCCCCGCGGGCACACCCGCGGCCGTGGTCAACATCCTCAACAGCGAGGTCAACAAGCTGCTCGCCAAGGACGATGTCAAGGCCGCCATCCAGGCCCAGGGCGCCGAGCCCCAGGCCATGACGCCGGCGCAACTGACCAGCCAGCTCAAGTCCGAGTATCAGCAGTGGAAGGCCATCGTCGAGGCCTCCGGCGCCAAGATCGAGTAG
- the bktB gene encoding beta-ketothiolase BktB codes for MSREVVVVSGVRTAIGGFGGSLKDTPTVDLGALVVKEALARANVDGKDVGHVVFGHVVNTEPRDMYLSRVAAINGGCAKETPAMNVNRLCGSGLQAIVSASQAILLGDCDIAIGAGAENMSRAPYASLATRFGARMGDTKMVDMMVGALHDPFHTIHMGVTAENVAAEHGITREEQDALALESHRRAEVAWAEGRFKDQIVPVMLKSRKGEVAFDKDEHFRPGAKLEDFQKMKPVFVKENGTVTAGNASGINDAAAAVLLMEAGVAKARGAKPLARLVGYAHAGVEPKTMGIGPVPATQMLLKKLGMTIDQMDVIEANEAFAAQACAVTKGLGADPAKVNPNGSGISLGHPIGATGALITVKALYELQRIQGRYALVTMCIGGGQGIAAIFERM; via the coding sequence ATGAGCCGTGAAGTTGTAGTCGTCAGCGGTGTGCGCACCGCCATCGGAGGTTTTGGCGGCAGCCTGAAGGACACCCCCACCGTCGATCTGGGGGCGCTGGTGGTCAAGGAGGCGCTGGCGCGCGCCAACGTGGACGGCAAGGACGTGGGCCATGTGGTCTTCGGCCATGTCGTCAACACCGAGCCGCGCGACATGTACCTCTCGCGCGTGGCGGCCATCAACGGTGGCTGCGCCAAGGAAACCCCGGCCATGAACGTCAACCGCCTGTGCGGCTCGGGCCTGCAGGCCATCGTCAGCGCCAGCCAGGCCATTTTGCTGGGCGACTGCGACATCGCCATCGGCGCCGGTGCCGAGAACATGAGCCGCGCACCCTACGCGAGTCTCGCCACACGCTTTGGCGCCCGCATGGGTGACACCAAGATGGTGGACATGATGGTGGGTGCGCTGCACGACCCCTTCCACACCATCCACATGGGCGTGACGGCCGAGAACGTGGCCGCCGAGCATGGCATCACGCGCGAGGAGCAGGACGCGCTGGCGCTCGAGAGCCACCGCCGCGCCGAGGTCGCCTGGGCCGAGGGCCGCTTCAAGGACCAGATCGTCCCGGTCATGCTCAAGAGCCGCAAGGGCGAGGTGGCGTTCGACAAGGACGAGCATTTCCGCCCCGGTGCCAAGCTGGAGGACTTCCAGAAGATGAAGCCCGTGTTCGTCAAGGAAAACGGCACCGTCACGGCCGGCAACGCCAGCGGCATCAATGACGCGGCCGCCGCCGTGCTGCTGATGGAGGCCGGCGTCGCCAAGGCCCGCGGCGCCAAGCCGCTCGCGCGCCTGGTGGGCTACGCGCACGCGGGCGTCGAGCCCAAGACCATGGGCATTGGCCCGGTGCCGGCCACGCAGATGCTGCTGAAGAAGCTGGGCATGACCATCGACCAGATGGACGTCATCGAGGCCAACGAGGCCTTTGCCGCCCAGGCCTGCGCCGTCACCAAGGGCCTGGGCGCCGACCCGGCCAAGGTCAACCCGAATGGCTCGGGCATCTCGCTGGGTCACCCCATCGGCGCCACGGGCGCGCTGATCACCGTCAAGGCGCTGTATGAGCTGCAGCGCATCCAGGGCCGCTACGCGCTGGTGACCATGTGCATAGGCGGCGGCCAGGGCATCGCCGCGATCTTCGAGCGCATGTAA
- a CDS encoding SDR family NAD(P)-dependent oxidoreductase — protein sequence MSEQLFILTGASRGMGLGLALQLLQPGHTLVCMSRHSRPELASGAPAGATLEQWEVDLAQPTQAAARLRDWLAAQPATRYAGATLINNAGVIPRIAPLSACTSAADLADQANALRVGLEAPMLLTAAFLGATEGWTQTARKVLNISSGLGRRAIASQAAYCAAKAGMDHFTRSVALDEAAKPHGAKVCSLAPGVIDTDMQVQLRGADPAGFPDVQHFAALKAGGSLSTPQAAAARVLAWLEREDFGSKPVADVREA from the coding sequence ATGAGTGAACAGCTTTTCATCCTCACGGGTGCATCGCGCGGCATGGGCCTGGGCCTGGCCCTGCAGCTGCTGCAGCCGGGGCACACGCTGGTCTGCATGTCGCGCCACAGCCGGCCGGAGCTTGCAAGCGGCGCACCGGCCGGCGCCACGCTGGAGCAATGGGAGGTCGATCTCGCCCAGCCCACCCAGGCCGCCGCGCGGCTGCGCGACTGGCTGGCGGCCCAGCCGGCGACGCGCTATGCGGGCGCCACGCTGATCAACAACGCGGGGGTGATCCCACGCATCGCGCCGCTGTCGGCCTGCACCAGCGCGGCTGACCTGGCCGACCAGGCCAACGCCCTGCGCGTGGGGCTGGAGGCGCCCATGCTGCTCACGGCGGCCTTCCTGGGCGCCACGGAGGGCTGGACGCAGACGGCGCGCAAGGTGCTCAATATCTCCTCGGGACTGGGGCGGCGCGCCATCGCGTCGCAGGCAGCCTACTGCGCGGCCAAGGCGGGCATGGACCATTTCACGCGAAGCGTGGCGCTGGACGAGGCCGCCAAGCCCCATGGCGCCAAGGTCTGCTCGCTGGCGCCCGGCGTGATCGACACCGACATGCAGGTTCAGCTGCGCGGCGCCGATCCGGCCGGCTTTCCCGATGTGCAACACTTTGCAGCCCTCAAGGCGGGTGGATCGCTGAGCACGCCGCAGGCTGCGGCGGCCCGCGTGCTGGCATGGCTTGAGCGCGAAGACTTTGGCAGCAAGCCCGTGGCCGATGTCCGCGAGGCCTGA
- a CDS encoding RluA family pseudouridine synthase: MNAEPPCLHADDSLLVLDKPAGLLCVPGRGPDKQDCLSARAQARWPDALIVHRLDQPTSGLVLMARGPAMQRALSQAFAERRVHKRYQAVVGGRLSAPGDADAEGWSDITLPIAADWERRPLRVIDGARGQPSHTRWRVLAHDDAADTTRVELEPVTGRTHQLRVHLAALGHPILGDALYADAATQARAPRLLLHACALAFAHPLHGRWYSFDVQPPF; this comes from the coding sequence ATGAACGCTGAGCCGCCCTGCCTGCATGCCGACGACAGCCTGCTGGTGCTGGACAAGCCCGCGGGCCTGCTGTGCGTGCCCGGGCGCGGCCCGGACAAGCAGGACTGCCTGAGCGCACGCGCGCAGGCCCGCTGGCCCGATGCGCTCATCGTCCACCGGCTGGACCAGCCGACCTCGGGCCTGGTGCTGATGGCGCGCGGCCCGGCCATGCAGCGCGCGCTCAGCCAGGCGTTTGCCGAGCGGCGCGTGCACAAGCGCTACCAGGCCGTGGTCGGCGGCCGGCTGTCCGCACCAGGCGACGCCGACGCCGAGGGTTGGAGCGACATCACCCTGCCCATTGCCGCCGACTGGGAGCGGCGCCCGCTGCGCGTCATCGATGGCGCACGCGGCCAGCCCAGCCACACGCGCTGGCGCGTGCTCGCGCATGACGACGCGGCGGACACGACGCGCGTCGAGCTCGAACCCGTCACCGGCCGCACGCACCAGCTGCGCGTACATCTGGCGGCCCTGGGCCACCCCATCCTGGGCGACGCGCTGTACGCCGATGCCGCCACCCAGGCCCGCGCGCCGCGCCTGTTGCTGCATGCCTGCGCCCTGGCCTTCGCGCATCCGCTGCATGGCCGGTGGTATTCCTTTGATGTGCAACCTCCGTTTTGA
- a CDS encoding ATP-binding protein, which produces MDQPDLSFLTRDADEAPPSAAAAQAPAAMPERRGPNRASGAVGQLIAELRASQAELEAQNKVLRYSQAVAESASERFEALFSNVPLSLMVLDEHDMVVQANSMAQRSFQPTERDRPLVALMPFVSETHAPRVRAAFATALHEGTAEATEVVFQIDADRRITGDLHIARIESRGDDGTPLVQYLCAVIDQGPLLAERQALQRSAQELQERNAQLHAGERRLEAVINSALDAIICVDQSERITVFNPTAAMLFQCAARDALGSPLSRFLPDAQQILTFAQVTTQAALGEMTALTASGRELAVEISVSFERHAEGETTTVFARDLTGRKREEARRSALEVQLRESHKMQAIGTMAGGIAHDFNNILHAILGNVELAKADCQPGTPLHESLLEIDKAGRRARDLVRQILTFSRNEAPQRSAVALAEVAHDTERLLRVTLPPEIHLRMHLPPDLPAVLADATQVEQALLNLCTNAIHAIGERRGHIDVDATVAQPDQHQRERLGLAAGDYVALHVQDDGPGMDEATLSRIFEPFFTTKPVGQGTGLGLAVVHGVMRTHGGGIDVQSTPGRGSRFTLYFPAAVAGACSPAPAAAPAPAAPASAAPGASERPRHVMYVDDDTALVFLVQRLLRRRGYEVSGFSDPHEATQALRAAPERYDLLVTDYNMPGYSGLDLLRAARAIRADLPVALASGYVTTEIEQSALAEGARALIHKPNDVQELCATVDRLAHER; this is translated from the coding sequence ATGGACCAACCCGATCTGTCCTTTCTGACGCGCGACGCCGACGAGGCGCCGCCGTCCGCTGCAGCAGCGCAAGCGCCGGCCGCCATGCCCGAGCGCCGCGGGCCCAACCGCGCCAGTGGCGCCGTGGGCCAGCTCATTGCCGAGCTGCGCGCCTCGCAGGCGGAGCTGGAGGCGCAGAACAAGGTGCTGCGCTACAGCCAGGCCGTGGCCGAGAGCGCGTCCGAGCGCTTCGAGGCCTTGTTCTCCAATGTGCCGCTGTCTCTCATGGTGCTGGATGAGCACGACATGGTGGTGCAGGCCAATTCCATGGCGCAGCGCTCGTTCCAGCCCACGGAGCGCGATCGCCCGCTGGTGGCGCTCATGCCCTTCGTGAGCGAGACGCATGCGCCGCGCGTGCGGGCCGCGTTTGCCACGGCCCTGCACGAGGGCACGGCCGAGGCGACCGAGGTGGTGTTCCAGATCGACGCGGACCGGCGCATCACGGGCGACCTGCATATCGCGCGCATCGAGTCCCGCGGGGATGACGGCACGCCGCTGGTCCAGTACCTGTGCGCAGTCATCGACCAGGGGCCGTTGCTGGCCGAGCGCCAGGCGCTGCAGCGCAGCGCCCAGGAGCTGCAGGAGCGCAACGCCCAACTGCACGCGGGCGAGCGGCGGCTGGAGGCGGTCATCAACTCGGCGCTGGACGCCATCATCTGCGTCGACCAGAGCGAGCGCATCACGGTCTTCAACCCCACGGCCGCGATGCTGTTCCAGTGCGCCGCGCGCGATGCCCTGGGCAGCCCGCTGAGCCGCTTCCTGCCCGATGCGCAGCAGATACTGACCTTTGCCCAGGTCACGACCCAGGCCGCGCTGGGCGAGATGACGGCTCTCACCGCCTCGGGGCGCGAGCTGGCCGTGGAGATCAGCGTCTCGTTCGAGCGCCATGCCGAGGGCGAGACCACCACCGTGTTTGCGCGCGACCTCACGGGCAGGAAGCGCGAGGAGGCGCGCCGCAGCGCGCTGGAGGTGCAGCTGCGCGAGTCGCACAAGATGCAGGCCATTGGCACCATGGCCGGCGGCATCGCGCATGACTTCAACAACATACTGCACGCCATCCTGGGCAATGTGGAGCTGGCCAAGGCCGACTGCCAGCCGGGCACACCGCTGCACGAGAGCCTGCTGGAGATCGACAAGGCCGGCCGCCGGGCACGCGACCTGGTGCGCCAGATCCTGACCTTCAGCCGCAACGAGGCGCCTCAGCGCAGCGCCGTGGCGCTTGCGGAGGTGGCGCACGACACCGAGCGCCTGCTGCGCGTGACGCTGCCGCCCGAGATCCATCTGCGCATGCATCTGCCCCCCGACCTGCCTGCGGTGCTGGCCGACGCCACCCAGGTGGAGCAGGCGCTGCTCAACCTGTGCACCAACGCCATCCACGCCATTGGCGAGCGGCGCGGCCATATCGACGTGGATGCCACCGTGGCGCAGCCCGATCAGCACCAGCGCGAGAGGCTGGGCCTGGCCGCGGGCGACTATGTGGCGCTGCACGTGCAGGACGACGGCCCGGGCATGGACGAGGCCACGCTGTCGCGCATCTTCGAGCCCTTCTTCACGACCAAGCCCGTGGGCCAGGGCACGGGGCTTGGCCTCGCCGTGGTGCATGGCGTCATGCGCACGCATGGCGGCGGCATCGACGTGCAGAGCACGCCCGGCCGGGGCAGCCGCTTCACGCTGTACTTTCCCGCGGCGGTGGCCGGGGCCTGCAGCCCGGCACCCGCTGCGGCCCCGGCGCCGGCCGCACCCGCGTCCGCCGCGCCCGGCGCCAGCGAGCGGCCGCGCCATGTGATGTACGTGGACGACGACACGGCCCTGGTGTTCCTGGTGCAGCGCCTGCTGCGCCGCAGGGGCTACGAGGTCAGCGGCTTCAGCGACCCGCACGAGGCCACGCAGGCGCTGCGCGCCGCGCCCGAGCGCTACGACCTGCTCGTCACCGACTACAACATGCCCGGCTACTCGGGCCTGGACCTGCTGCGCGCGGCGCGCGCCATACGGGCCGATCTGCCCGTGGCCCTGGCCTCGGGTTATGTCACCACCGAGATCGAGCAGTCCGCCCTGGCCGAGGGTGCGCGCGCCCTGATCCACAAGCCCAACGATGTGCAGGAGCTGTGCGCCACCGTCGACCGCCTGGCCCATGAACGCTGA
- a CDS encoding FKBP-type peptidyl-prolyl cis-trans isomerase encodes MRSTLALAIALLVSGAALAQPAPVTTASGVVYESLVEGTGIRPQGNDRVKVHYRGISAQGKEIDSSYQRGEPAEFPLQRVIPCWREALRLMQVGGKARITCPPATTYGMRGSTSLIPSNETLQFEIELLDVR; translated from the coding sequence ATGCGCTCCACCTTGGCCCTCGCCATTGCACTGCTGGTCTCAGGCGCCGCCCTGGCGCAGCCTGCGCCCGTCACCACGGCCAGCGGCGTGGTCTATGAGTCGCTCGTCGAGGGCACGGGTATCCGGCCCCAGGGCAACGACCGGGTCAAGGTGCATTACCGCGGCATATCGGCCCAGGGCAAGGAGATCGACAGTTCCTACCAGCGCGGCGAGCCGGCGGAGTTTCCGCTGCAGCGCGTGATTCCCTGCTGGCGCGAGGCGCTCAGGCTCATGCAGGTGGGCGGCAAGGCCAGGATCACCTGCCCGCCCGCAACGACCTATGGCATGCGCGGCTCGACCTCCCTGATTCCGTCCAACGAGACGCTGCAGTTCGAGATCGAGCTGCTCGACGTGCGCTGA
- a CDS encoding DUF1010 domain-containing protein, with the protein MSNPAVKPTRLRRAAYFVR; encoded by the coding sequence ATGTCTAACCCGGCAGTCAAGCCGACCCGCCTTCGGCGGGCGGCTTACTTTGTGCGTTAG
- the gcvP gene encoding aminomethyl-transferring glycine dehydrogenase gives MTAALPLTALENASEFIPRHIGIDAADEAHMLSVIGDASRRALVGSIVPRSIARAQAMDLPPACTEADALAELKAIAGKNKILKSFIGQGYYGTHLPTVILRNILENPAWYTAYTPYQAEISQGRMEALVNFQTMVADLTAMDIANASMLDEATAAAEAMTLAKRSVKAKGNVIVVSGDCHPQTIEVVQTRATPLGLTVKVVNSEAEWNAALAGDDYFAALNQYPASSGWLADWQASSEAIHAKGAAFILAADLLALTLLKAPGEMGADIVVGTTQRFGMPMGAGGPHAGYMACKDAFKRSMPGRLVGVSVDTHGKPAYRLALQTREQHIRREKATSNICTAQVLPAVIGSMYAVYHGPAGLTRIAQRVARLTAILKAGLEQLGHGQYHHGTAFDTLCLKTGDATNAIAARAVQMGANLRKAWDNYLCISLDETSTRADVELLWKIFAQDGQPLPSVAALEGGVDTLIPAALRRTSSFLTHPVFNTHHSETAMLRYIRQLSDKDLALDRSMIPLGSCTMKLNATSEMIPITWPEFAHIHPFAPADQLAGYAELDRLLQRWLCQATGYAGVSLQPNAGSQGEYAGLLAIKGWHAAQGNAHRNICLIPSSAHGTNPASAQMVGMQVVVTKCDENGNVDMADLQAQCEKHSANLACVMITYPSTHGVFETQVKELCQIVHSHGGRVYVDGANMNALVGVAAPGEFGGDVSHLNLHKTFCIPHGGGGPGVGPVCVVEDLVPFLPGHASAGITSKTGAVSAAPLGNAAVLPISWMYIRMMGAEGLTAATEVSILSANYISARLKDHYPTLYASANGHVAHECILDLRQLKESSGVMAEDVAKRLIDYGFHAPTLSFPVANTLMVEPTESEDLAELDRFIAAMIAIREEIRQIETGHWPKDDNPLKNAPHTAESLMAQDWTHPYSREVAAYPVASLRGTKYWAPVGRVDNVYGDRNLFCSCVPVSELA, from the coding sequence ATGACTGCCGCCCTGCCCCTGACCGCGCTGGAGAACGCCAGCGAATTCATCCCCCGCCATATCGGCATCGACGCAGCCGACGAGGCGCACATGCTCAGCGTGATCGGCGACGCCTCGCGGCGCGCCCTGGTCGGCTCCATCGTGCCGCGCTCCATCGCGCGCGCGCAGGCCATGGACTTGCCGCCTGCCTGCACCGAGGCCGACGCGCTGGCCGAGCTCAAGGCCATCGCCGGCAAGAACAAGATCCTCAAGAGCTTCATCGGCCAGGGCTACTACGGCACGCACCTGCCTACCGTCATCCTGCGCAACATTCTGGAGAACCCCGCCTGGTACACCGCCTACACGCCCTACCAGGCAGAGATCTCCCAGGGCCGCATGGAGGCACTGGTCAACTTCCAGACCATGGTGGCGGATCTGACGGCCATGGACATCGCCAACGCCTCCATGCTCGACGAGGCCACGGCCGCGGCCGAGGCCATGACGCTGGCCAAGCGCTCCGTCAAGGCCAAGGGCAACGTCATCGTCGTGAGCGGTGACTGCCACCCGCAGACCATCGAGGTGGTGCAGACCCGCGCCACGCCGCTGGGCCTGACGGTGAAGGTCGTGAACAGCGAGGCCGAATGGAACGCCGCCCTCGCCGGCGACGACTACTTTGCCGCCCTCAACCAATACCCCGCCAGCAGCGGCTGGCTGGCCGACTGGCAGGCCAGCAGCGAGGCCATCCACGCCAAGGGCGCGGCCTTCATCCTGGCGGCCGACCTGCTGGCCCTGACCCTGCTCAAGGCCCCGGGCGAGATGGGCGCCGACATCGTCGTCGGCACCACCCAGCGCTTTGGCATGCCCATGGGCGCGGGCGGCCCGCATGCGGGCTACATGGCGTGCAAGGACGCATTCAAGCGCTCCATGCCCGGGCGCCTGGTCGGCGTGAGCGTGGACACCCATGGCAAGCCGGCCTACCGCCTGGCGCTGCAGACGCGCGAGCAACACATCCGCCGCGAAAAGGCCACCAGCAACATCTGCACCGCACAGGTACTGCCCGCGGTGATAGGCAGCATGTACGCCGTCTACCACGGCCCGGCCGGCCTCACGCGCATCGCCCAGCGCGTGGCGCGGCTCACCGCCATCCTCAAGGCGGGGCTTGAGCAGCTGGGCCATGGCCAGTACCACCACGGCACGGCGTTCGACACGCTGTGCCTCAAGACTGGCGACGCTACCAATGCGATAGCTGCCCGCGCAGTCCAGATGGGCGCAAACCTGCGAAAAGCCTGGGACAACTACCTGTGCATCAGCCTGGATGAGACCAGCACCCGCGCCGACGTGGAGCTCCTGTGGAAGATCTTTGCCCAGGACGGCCAGCCGTTGCCCAGCGTCGCCGCGCTGGAAGGCGGCGTCGATACGCTGATTCCCGCCGCGCTGCGCCGCACGAGCAGCTTCCTCACGCACCCGGTGTTCAACACCCACCATTCCGAGACGGCCATGCTGCGCTACATCCGCCAGCTGTCCGACAAGGATCTGGCGCTCGACCGCAGCATGATCCCGCTGGGCAGCTGCACCATGAAGCTCAACGCCACCAGCGAGATGATCCCCATCACCTGGCCGGAGTTTGCCCACATCCACCCCTTTGCCCCGGCCGACCAGCTGGCCGGCTACGCCGAGCTCGACCGCCTGCTGCAGCGCTGGCTGTGCCAGGCCACGGGCTACGCGGGCGTGAGTCTGCAGCCCAACGCAGGCAGCCAGGGTGAGTACGCGGGCCTGCTGGCCATCAAGGGCTGGCACGCGGCCCAGGGCAACGCGCACCGCAACATCTGCCTGATCCCCAGCAGCGCCCACGGCACCAACCCGGCCAGCGCGCAAATGGTGGGCATGCAGGTGGTCGTCACCAAGTGCGACGAGAACGGCAACGTGGACATGGCAGACCTGCAGGCCCAGTGCGAAAAGCACAGTGCCAATCTGGCCTGCGTGATGATCACCTACCCCAGCACGCACGGCGTGTTCGAGACCCAGGTCAAGGAGCTGTGCCAGATCGTGCACAGCCACGGCGGCCGCGTGTACGTGGATGGCGCCAACATGAACGCCTTGGTCGGCGTGGCCGCGCCGGGCGAGTTTGGTGGCGACGTGAGCCACCTGAACCTGCACAAGACCTTCTGCATCCCCCACGGCGGCGGCGGCCCGGGCGTGGGCCCGGTGTGCGTGGTGGAGGACCTCGTGCCCTTCCTGCCCGGCCACGCCAGCGCCGGAATTACTAGCAAAACAGGAGCTGTCAGCGCCGCCCCTTTGGGCAATGCAGCCGTTTTGCCCATCAGCTGGATGTACATCCGCATGATGGGCGCCGAGGGCCTGACGGCCGCCACCGAGGTATCCATCCTCAGCGCCAACTACATCAGCGCGCGCCTCAAGGACCACTACCCCACGCTGTACGCATCCGCCAACGGCCATGTGGCGCACGAATGCATCCTGGACCTGCGCCAGTTGAAGGAATCGAGCGGCGTGATGGCCGAAGACGTGGCCAAGCGCCTGATCGACTACGGCTTTCACGCGCCGACACTGTCCTTCCCCGTGGCCAACACGCTGATGGTTGAACCCACCGAGAGCGAAGACCTGGCCGAGCTCGACCGCTTCATCGCCGCGATGATTGCCATCCGCGAGGAGATCCGCCAGATCGAAACCGGCCACTGGCCCAAGGACGACAACCCGCTCAAGAACGCCCCGCACACCGCCGAGAGCCTGATGGCCCAGGACTGGACCCACCCCTATTCCCGCGAAGTCGCCGCCTACCCCGTGGCCAGCCTGCGCGGCACCAAATACTGGGCCCCCGTGGGCCGCGTGGACAACGTCTATGGCGACCGAAACCTGTTCTGCAGCTGCGTGCCGGTGAGTGAACTGGCGTAA